Part of the Streptomyces sp. WMMC940 genome, CAGGCGCACTTCCGGTACTTCCGCACCCCCGACGGCACCGTGTACGCGCAGCGGAAAGGCCACCCCGTAGCCCGCCCGATCCGCTCACAGGGCACCACGGGCAGCCACCGCCAGGAACTCATGGTCGGCCTGTTCAAGGACGGATACGGCGTGTTCAACGGGACCGCGCTCAAGGAGGCGTTGGACTTGATCGAAGCACTCGCGCTGAGCGAGGACGTGCAGTCCGTGAACATCCGCGTCGCCCCGGGCTTTGACGGGGCGACTTGGCTGGACCTGGGCCGCGACGACGGGCAGTCCGTGCGCATCCACCCCACCGGCTGGGACATCGCCGTCCCCGACCCGCGCGAGGTGTGCTGGCGCCGCACCCAGCTCACTGGGGAACTGCCCCTGCCGGCCAAGGACACGAACGGCAAGGGCATCGACCTCCTGCTCCGCCTGTGCAATTTCGCCACCGCGGAAACCGAGTGCCTGGCCATCGCCTGGCTCATCGGCTGCCTGGAGCCGTCTGTACCGGTCCCCGCGCCGTTCCTCACCGGGCCGCAGGGCGCCGGCAAGTCCACCGGAGGCCGCATGCTCATCAGGATCGTGGAAGGCATGAGCGGCGACCTGCGACGGGCGCCGAAGGACGAGGAGAACCTGGTCGCAGCGGTCGCGGCAGGATGGGTGACCGCCCTGGACAACCTCTCCCACATGACCCCGGAACTCTCCGACGCGATGTGCTGCATCGTCACCGGCATCGAGAACGTCAAGCGCGCCCTGTTCACCGACGGGGACGTATACCGCATCGGATACCGCCGCCCCCTGCTCCTCACAGGCATCGACGTCGGCGTCATCCGCCCCGACCTCGCCGAACGACTCCTGCCCCTGCGGCTGGAACGCCCCAAGGTCCGGCGCACCGAAGCGGAACTGTGGGCCGACTACGCGGAAGCCCTACCCACCGTCCTCGGCTCCCTGCTAGACCTCACCGTCAAGGTCCGAGCCGTCGAAGCGGAAACCCCGACCGATCTGCGGATGGCGGACTTCGCGCGCCTGTGCGCACAGCTCGACGCCGCGACCGGTCTCGGGGCTCTCACCGCCTACCGGGCCAGCCTGGACGACCTCAACGACGACGTCATCGAGGGCGACCTCCTCGCACAGATCGTCCTCAGGCACGCCGACACCCTCACCCCGGGAACGGCGCAGCGGATGACCTCCACAGAATGGCTGCACCTCCTCAGCACCCTCTACAGCAGCGACGAGCCGCGTCCCCTGCCCAAGGGCTGGCCCACCACCGGCAAAGTCCTCTCCGACCGCCTCAAGCGCCTCCAACCCACCCTCGCCGCCCGGGGCGTCCTCATCGACTCGGGCCGCACCAAGGCGGGCCGCTACCTCGAAATGACCCGCACGGTCGCCCCGGCCCTGCTTCCGCACGAGCAGACGCGGGCGTTCTGACCCGCGACCGCACGTTCAAGCGAACAGCAAGAAGAGCACGTGCTCCTCTTGCTGTTCGGCGGAACGCCGCCCCAAGGTCGTGCCGCGCAGCGGCTCCTTCTTCGCTTTGTAAGGCGCAGTCAAGTACTACAGGCAGCACCTTCTTTGTCCTAAGTAGGAAGACGCTGCGTCACCTGCGTCACCCGGCCCGGAAAACGGCCCCTGACCTGCGCCAACAGCGGTGACGCAGACGGATTTCTCTGCGTCATCCTGCGTCACCTGCGTCACCCGGTGACGCTCCCAATGACGCACCGGTGACGCACACCCGATCCGCAGAGTCACCCAAACCCGCAGGTCAGAGCCTCAAGTGACGCTGATGACGCGGTGACGCAGAAATCCGAGCCTCGGACAGGTCCGGGCTCTGACAAGACCCCCAAGTGAACTCCAGAGGAGACGCGAAAGTGAGTCAGAAGAGCACTGGCCTGCCTCAGCTCCACTCCGCTGCGGATGTCGCCCAAGCCCTTGGCTGCTCCGAGTGGTGGGTGAAGGAGCAGGCTCGCAGGGGACGCATCCCCTTCACGAAGCCCGCCGGCAGCTACCGGTTCACGGCCGAGCACTTCGCAGAGATCATGCGCATCTTCGAGAGCCGTCCCGCCCAGACCAATAGCGCCGCTGTTCGAGCCGCACCTGCACCGCGTCGCCGGGCGGTTACTACGGCGGCGGTGGCCGTCGCCCCCTTGAAGGCAAGGACGCCGCGCAGGGCGCGACACAGCCAATCGCAGTCCAGCGCAGCCTGATTCCGTGTGCCGCCCGGTCGTCCAGCCGGGCGGCACACCCGTCTATGAGGAGAACAAGTTGGGGTATGCCGAGAATCTCGGCGGCTACTGGCGCGGCCGGTACAAGCTCGCGCCTGGCAAGTATGGAACGGTCCGCGATGCGGATGGTGATGCCATCCGCTTCCGGACCAAGGCAGCCGCGAAGAAGGCGGCGGATGCCGAAGAGGCGAAGTTGCTGGCGGGGACGAAGAAGGTGCCTCCGGAGCGGATCACCTTCGGTACCTACGTGAGCCGCTGGTATGCCGCGCAGGACTTGGCGGCGTCCACCATGCAGAACTACCGGCGGCACATCGAAGAGCATCTACTCCCCGCATTCGAGGACTTCGCCATCGCGGACATCCTGAGTACCGACATTGCCGCTTGGGAGAAGCGCGAGCGCGCCGTTCCCTATGCGGCTACCAGCGTCAAGACATGGCGGGCGACGCTGCACCTGATCCTTGCCGATGCTGTTGACGAGGGGCTGCGCGATTCCAACCCGGCAACCAAGCGGCGCGGACGCGGAAAGCGCGCTGGTCGCTCACGCAACCGTGGCCCGGAGAAGGCGGTTACGACGGCTCTCGGCATTCTGCTGCTCGCGGAGCGGATGGCGCTGCTGTCCGGCCGCGACGACGAGTTCGTTGGCTGCATGGTCAAGGGCTACACAGGCATGCGCTGGGGTGAAGTCGTGGGCCTTGAGGCCGAGTTCGTCCGGCCGAAGAGTCTTCGCGTGGAGTGGCAGCTCTACGAGCTGGATACCGGTGAACTGCATCGTTGCCCGCCCAAGGACGACTCCTACCGGGACATCGACGCTCCGGATTTCCTCGCCTCGCTTCTTGCCGACCACATTGCCCGGACGAAACCGAAGCCGTGTGAGTGCCACGGACTGGCCTACGTCTTCCGCAGTCACGGCACCGCAAACGGCGCTACGACCCGTCCGGGAGCGAAGCTGACCGACGTCGCTCGCCGTGCCGGCGTCTCGTCCGGCACCGTTTCCAACGTCCTCAATCGCCCGGACGCTGTGGCGGAGCCGACCCGGCTGAAGGTTCTGGAGGCCATTACCGATCTCGGGTACGTCCGGAACGCGGGATCGGGGGAGTTGGCTGCACATTGGCGACGCTCCGGATTCGCCACCTGGCTCTTCCAGCCAGCCGTCACCGGACGGTACCCCGGGCGCGGTAATCAGCAGGAGCACCCGGTGCCCGTGGTCGCTGAGCCTTGGCCCGGGATTCCGGCACGCGGGCGAGGAGCCTCCAAGAGGGCTGAGGCGTGCTGGGTGCCGATCGCTCCGGGGCTGACACCGCACGGGCTGCGCCATACGCACAAGACCCTCATGAGAGAAGTGGGGACCCCGCCGAAGCTCATGGACGAACGCATGGGCCACGAGGACGGTTCCGTGCAGTCCCGCTATGACCACATCACGTCCGGGATGCGGCAGACGCTGATGACTGCGCTCACCGGGATGTGGGAGGAAGCGCTGGACGCGCGCCGGGCGATGAGCCCCGGCTCGCCCGTTGCTGTCCTCGACGCGCTACTGAAGGCTCGCCGGTAGGGAGCTGGTCTGGAGAAAGATTCCAAGATCTTCTCCAGGATTTCTCCAGAGAGCCCCTGAGAAACAAGTCAGGCTCGGTGCTGATCTCTCAGCACCGAGCCTGACCTGGTGTTTCTCTGTCGGGGTGGCGGGATTTGAACCCACGACCTCTTCGTCCCGAATCAGGTCCTGGAAGATCGCTCACCTGTGTTGCATGTCAAATGTGTAGATCAGAGCGTTGGGCCGCGTCGGTCTCCGTTGGCCCCTCAGGGGCCCAATCGCAAGATCATCTCCAGGAATTCTCCAAGGAGCGTGAGCCGGAGTCTCGGAGGCTATTATAGCGTGCGCGGGAACTCAGATGGCGCTGAACTAGCAGATGTCGATGAAGTCGACCGGGTCCTGGTGTTGTCGCATCTCGTCCGCTACGCGACGCAGTGCGTCATTCTTCGGAACATTCCAAGGGATGACTCCATCGCCATCCTTCGGGCTCATGTCTCCGACTTTGACCCCCTGGTCGATCATGTCGCTGATCAGATTCAGGGTGGTTTGTTGAATCTCGCTCTCGCTACTGCGCTTGCCTGCGATCTTCTCCGCTGCGTCGCGAAGCGGGGAAAAAATAGACCGGCGCCATGTGAGCGTATCGGATCAGATAGTCGAGTTCTTCTTTGTGCAGGTCGCTGTCAGGCACTGCTGGCCTTCCTAATGCTTCGCATGGTATCGCTTGAGGCCAAGCCGCCTGGAATCTTCAATGACGTGTTGCGGTTGCCTGTCGCCCACGCGACAGGCAACCAGATCGGTCCCTAGCTAGAGCATGTAAGGAATTTCACGGTCGGCATCGATCCTGAGATCGAAATAGCCAACCTTCCAGCTGGGGCCCAATTCCTGAGCCAGTTTTCGCGCCAACCTCTCTCCACTCTCGGCGAAATTGGCCTCGGCTTCCGGGGAAGGGAATCCGGACGAAGCCGGATCATCCAGGCAAAGAATTCTGTCAAATTCTTGAGCCCACTCGCTTAGCCGTTCAGCCAGAATGGGTGTTAGCCCCAATTGAGGATCCGTCGGCGACACATTGTCGTTTTCGCGTGTGAGCCAGAGGGGATGGCATCCGTAGTCCGCCATAACCCGGATATCGCTCGACTCTGTCTCTTTGCTCACGATCCCGAACCCCTCATGTTCGCGCCCACGATGAACCCATTACTGCCGGTGGTTACAGCCACCTTATGATTCTTTCCATTGTAAACCACCTCATAGATCGGCCGACCCGTGCCGCTTCCTTGATGGCCGACGATCTTTCCTTCGCTGACGGCCTTGACAACGAAGGACGGGATCTCGTCATCGGAGATGCCGGCTCTGGTGAACTCATCGCCGTGTTTCATTACGTGCCGGAGGCCAGCCTTCGAGTTCCCCATTTCAAGGAATACGATGCGGCCATCAGCAGTCCGCGCGGTAGCGATCACTTCTGCTCTGTTGAACTTGATGCCGTTTGCTGCCATTTCGTCCAGATGCTTGGCGTCGGCGATGGCGCCGGGGAAGGTCCGGAGTCGTGATGCCTGTGCCGCATCCTCGACCGTTTCCAATGCGTTCTTTAGGCCCTTGGCTTTGCCGACGGGAAGGAAGGCCATGGCGAACATGGCGCATTTGCTGAGGCCGGGGTCCTTGAAGCAGTCCTTGGCGTCGTTGAGGCCGGTGGCGCTCCAGACGATCTCCTTGAGAACGGGATCGATCGGAGGGGTTTCGAGGGGCTGTCCGGCGAGTGCGCAGAGGGGGAGGGTGTCTCTGGTGGGGTGGAGATAGCAGGGTGGCTTGCTCTCTGCTTCGCGTTGCTGCTTGCGTGCTTCTTCCGCCGCGCGGCGCGCTGCAGCCTCTTCGGCCTCGCGCTTCTTGACTACGTCCGCCCAGGCCTGCTTCGCGAGGCTCTTTGCTTCCTCGGCGCTCTTGCCTGCGGCCAACGCGGATTCGCGTGCGTCGGTCGCCGCCTCATCGGCCATGACTGCAGAGGAGCGTGCGTAGCGGGCGGAGAATTCTGCCTGGGCGGCGGATTCCTCGGCGGCGATTGCGTCTTGTTCGGCCCTGTTGGCGGCGTTGCGGGCGGTGGTGGCGGACTGCTTGGCTTGGGCGGCGCTGGTTTCGGCGCTGTCGGCGGCCTTGTCGGCGTCGGCGGCGTACCCGCTAGCGCGGGTGGCTTGGTTTTGTGCTTCGGCGGCGGCTGCTTGTGCTTCGCCGGAGGCTTGCCTGGCGTCGGCTGCGGCTTTGGCGGCGAGCCATCGGTTCTCCTGGGCCTTGGCCGCGATGTACTGGCCTTCGGCGATGAGGCGCTGGACCTGGGCGATGTGGGTGTCGGCCAGGTTGTCCTTGCGTTCGGCCATGTACTGGCCGTTCTCGACGAACTGGTGCAGTTGGTCGGCCGGTCCGGTCAGGGCGATCGTGGCGGCGGCCTTCACCTCCGGGCCGCCGGTGTTGACCAGCTGGCTGGCGGCTACTCGTTCGTCGGCGTTGCGCGCGGTGTACTGGCCGCTGTTGATGAAGGCGAGCAGTGCCTGGGCGCTGCCGTCGGCGAGGGCAGCCTCGGCCTTCTCCTTGATTCCCGTTTCGCCGGTGTTGTGGATCTGCGAGACGAGCACGCGGTAGTCGGCGAGTCCGGCCTGGTACTGGCCGGTGCTGTAGAAGTCGGCGATTTGCTGATCGGTGCCCGCGAGTGCCTGGGTGGCTGCGGTGCGGACGGAGGCGTAGGGGCTGTTGGATGCGACGTCGGCGACCTGCTGGCGAGTCTCGTCCTGCTGGGCCTGCTGCCATCCGGTACGCAGGTACTCCAGCACGTCCTCGTCACTGCCGGACAGGGCCCGGACGGCGGCTTCCTGGCGCCAGGAGCCGAAGTGCTTCAGCGCACGCAGCGCCACCTTGCGGCCCTTGGCGGCAATGGCCGTAACGTCGGCACCGGGCTGAGCGGCCTCGGCGGCCAGTGCGCGGGTGTCGTCCTCGATCGCCTGGCCCTCCACCACGGTGCCGGAGACCTCGGTGGTGAAGGTCTCTGCGATGGACTTTCGGGACTTGGCGTGTTCGATGCCTGCAGCGGTGCGGGTGGCGAGTTCTTCCGCCTCGGTCTCCCGGGCGATGTCGAAGGTCTCCTGCGCGGTCTCCACGGCATCGCTCGCTGCCTCGGCGGCGACCTTCGCAGCGTTGGCCTGCTTGGTGGCCTCCGCGGCCTGGTCGGCGGCCTCCCCGGCGTGTGCGGCGGCTTCCTCGGCGGCGGCGGCCGCGTTGTTGGCGTGCGCGGCTGCCGAGTTCGCGGCGTCGCGCGCCTCCAGGGCAGCGGTGGCGGACTTGCGGGCCAGGGTCTCCGCAGCCGTGGCGGCCCGGTTGGCCTCGTTGGCGTGCCGGCGGGTCTCCGCCGCGGCGGCCCGGGCCTCGGCCGAGGACGCCCCGGCGGCATCCGCATGGCCGGCGGCCTCGTCGGCGGCGTCGGCGGCGAGGTTCGCGTTACCGCTCGCGCTCCTGGACGCGGCGGCCGCGGTAGCGGCGGCCAGGGAGGCAGCGCTGGCCTGCTGGGCGGCGATGCCGGACTGGGTAGCCAGGTTCGCTGCCGTGCGGGCGGCCTTGGCCTGGGCGGTCGCGTTGGCGGCCTGGTCCTTGTCCTTGCCCGCGGCGATGGCTGCGTTGTAGGCGCGGTTGGCGGCATCCGCGGCGGCCGCGGCCGCGTTCGCGGTCTGGGCTGCGGCCAGTGCGGCGATCCTCGCGGAGCGGTTGGCGGCATTGGCCGCGCCGATGGCCGTCTGCGCCGCATCGGCTGCGGCCCGGGCGGCGGCGGCGGCCTGCTTGGACTTGACGGCGGCGCGCGTGGCGTCGTCCTTGGCCGCCGCGGTTTCCGACGCTGCCTTGGCCGCGGCCTGCTTGGCAAGCTCGGCGGCCGCAATCGCCCGCGCGGACGCTTCCTGGGCGGACTTGGTCGCGTCCTCGGCCAGCTTGCCGGACTGCTTGGCCTGCTCGGTCAGTTGGGCGATGGTGGCGTGTTCCTGGTCACGGTTGCGGGCCACGAACTGGCCCACCTCGAGGAACTCGACGATGTCGTCGTAGGTGCCCTGCAGCGCGAGCTTGCCCGCCGCCTTCACATTGGGCCCGCCGGTGTTGATGATCTTCGAGAGCTGGACGCGGTCGTCCGCCTCACGCGCGGTGAACTGGCCCGACTTCAGAAACTTCTCGACCTCCCCGGGCGTGCCGTTCAGAGCCGCCTTGCCGGCGTCCTGCACCCCGATGCCGCCCAGGTTGACGACCCGCGAGACCTCGACCCGCTGGTCCTGCTGGTGCGGCGCCTTCCAGCCGTCCTTCAGAAACGCCTGCAGCGCCTCCGGCTTACCGGACTGGAGGGCAGTCTTGGCCGCCTCACGTACCGCCGGGCCACCCGCATTGAGAACACGGCTGGCATCCACACGGTCATCGGCAAGCTGCAGGGCGCCCTTGCCCTCGAGGAACTCCTGGACGTCCTCATCGGTGCCAAGAAGCGCCCGTTCGGCAGCCTCCTTGACACCCACACCGCCGTATATCCAGGAGTCGACTGCCAGTTCCCGATGCGACAAGACCGGCACGCCGGCCTCGTCGCCCTCGGCGGCAAACGCGGGCGCTGTTCCCAGCAACCCCGTTAGCATTGCGGCGGACAGCACCGTGGCGCATGTGCTGCGCGCGGCCACGGCCCTCGTGCGCTCTCTGAGTCGGTCTCTGCGCTTCCGCCCCGCCCATATGGAGCGTGAGAAGTGTTTCACCTGGCTTTTCCTCCATGCCGAACACACCCGGCACATCGCCGCCAACATCCATGCAAGGCGGATATGTCCGCTTCGAAGAGAACGCAGCGAAGCCTGGGTGGCTGCCAAAGCAAACGCGCGGGAACACCCAACCCACATACACGGGTCCGCCGCTTCCTTGCCCCCTGGTGGGCGGCGAGTTGGGGGCGCGTTCACAGGAACATTACATGTGCTTTACTTCAGCGGATCGGAGGGGGCTCCGATCTGTTCATCTTCACTGTGAGGGAAGCCATGGCGATTTCGCGTGCCCGCAAGGCACTCCTGTTCGGCACTGCTGGTGCCGTAGCCGCATGCCTGGGAACGGCGGGCCTGACCACTGCCCAGGCGGCGCCGCAGACCGCGGCCACCGCGGCAGTTGCCACGGAGATGCCGTCGGCGGTCGAAGACTTCAACTACCCGGGGGCCGACAAGATCCTCCAGGAGCGCGGCATCACCCTGAAGCGCGGCGACGGGCACATCACACTGGTCCAGTGCTCGCAGGCGTGGAACATCAAGATCGAGTCCCGCCTCGACAACGCGGGCTACTGCTTCAACGCCACCGCGAAGACCGGCTACCTCACGCTGGAGCTGCCCGACGCCTACGGCGTGTGGACCGAGGACCACCCCGTCGAGGCCACCCTCACAGCCGAGGGCGAGGAGACCGTCGTCGACGTGCCGGCCAACGAGTACCAGCCCGTCGGCGAGGCAGGCGACATCGGACTGCGCTCCGTCCTCGTCGAACTGCGCGTCACCGGCTGACCCCGGCCCTGCTCGCACCATCACCTTTTGCGCCCAGCAGCCGTGAACCGGCCTGCGCACCACTGAACACCCAGGGAAAAAAATCAACGTGTCCAACATTCGCCCGCGCGCCACGCTGACGAGCACCCTGCTCGCCGCAGCCGTCGTCTCCAGTGTCCTCACCGGCACCGGCGCCCAGGCCGTCACCGGCACCCCCGCCGCCGACAACGTCTACGCGTTCACCGCGAAGATCGAGATCGGTGACGAAGACAGCAGGCGCGCCTGCACCGGCGCACTCGTCGACGCCCGCTGGGTCCTGACCGCCGCCTCGTGCTTCACCACCAGTGACACTGAGCTCGCGCCCGGCAAGCCCGCCGAGAAGACCATCGCCACCATCGGCCGCAGCGACCTGTCCGCCACCACCGGCGGCCACGTCAGCGAGATCGTCGACCTCGTGCCCCGCGCCGGCCGCGACCTGGTCATGGCCCGCCTCGCGACTCCGGCAACCGGCATCACCCCTGTCGCCATGGCCACCACCCCGGCCGCCGGCGCAGACACCCTGACGGTCGCCGGATACGGCCGCACCAAGACTGAATGGGCACCCCTCAAGCTCCACACGGGCTCGTTCACCGTCAATACAGTCAGCGACACGGACGTGAATGTCGCGGGCAAGACCGCGAGCGACGTCATCTGCATGGGCGACACCGGAGCCCCGCTCCTGCGCAACAACAACGGGAAGCCCGAGCTCGTCGCCGTCAGCAGCCACTCGTGGCAGGGCGGATGCTTCGGCCAGGACGCGGCCGAGACCCGCACCGACGCCATCGCCGCGCGTGCGGACAACATCAAGCTCGGCTCGACCCTGACCGCCGGCCAGCAGCTGCTGCCCGGTGACAGCCTCGTCTCCGCCAGCGCCCGCCTTACCATGCAGACCGACGGTGACCTGGTCATCGCGTCCAACGCCGGCAAGACCCTGTGGTCCACCGCCACCGCGGGCAACCCGGGTGCCACCGCCCGCTTCGACGCCAGCGGCAACCTGATCGTCCGCAGCGCCGCCGACACGACGACTCTCTGGGAGTCCAAGACGGCCGCCGCCGGCGGCCAGGCAGTCCTGACCGACCGCGGCAACCTGGTCGTCTACAACACCCAGAACCAGTCTCTGTGGTCCAGCAACACCGTCGTCCGCAACGACATCAACGGCGACGGCCGCAGCGACATCGGCGCCTGGTACGACTTCACCGCCGGCTCGGACGCCACCTACACCTTCTTCGGCAAGGGCGACAACGGCACACTCAGCGCACCGTACAAGTCCTACGCCGCCCCCGTGGGCGAGTGGGATGCGAGGTACATGAAGTTCGTCTCCGGCGACTTCAACGGCGACGGCCGCAGCGACATGGCCATGCTGCGCGGCTACAGCGACGCCAGCGTAAAGGCCTTCGTCGCCCTCGGCAAGACCGACGGCGGTTTCGCCACCCCCGTCCAGGCCTGGAGCTCCCCCGCAGGCGGTCCGTTCCACTACAGCTACATGACCCCGCAGGCCGGTGACTTCGACGGCGACGGCCGCGACGACATGGCCGTCTGGTACGCCGGAGCCGACGGCACCACCAAGCTGCACACCTTCACCACCAAGACCAACGGCACCTTCAACGCCCCCGTCGCCTCCTGGTCCGCACCCGCCGGCACCTGGCTGCGCAGCAGCACGAAGTTCGTCACCGGCGACTTCAACGGCGACGGCCGCGAAGAGCTGGGCGTGTACTACGACCAGGGCGGCAACGGGATGAAGACCTACGTCTTCACCACCCAGCCGGGCGGTACCTTCGCCAGCCCCACGACGTGGTGGAACACCGCCGCCCTCAAGTGGGATCAGGCCATCCCGCAGGCCGGCGACTTCAACGGCGACGGCCACGACGACACCCTGATCTGGTACGACTACGCCGACGGCAGCGACAAGACCAGCACCATGCTGTTCGAGAAGGTCGACGGCCAGAACAAGTTCGGCTCCGCCACGCTCACCCTCAACAGCGCCGGCGGCCTGGACGTCAAGCGCCTGCAGATGACGACCGGCGACTACAACGGCGACGGCCGCGACGACCTCGCCATCATGAACCACCAGACGGACGACGTCGTGAAAATGTGGACCTGGACCGCCCGGCCCGACGCCCTCTTCAACGGTGGCCAGGCCGGCTGGGCGTCCAACCCCGGCGCCTGGGTCTACGCCTCCACCAAGCTCGTCAACACCTACCACACCGGCAACTAGCCATTTTTCAGTGTGGGGTGCCCAGCCGATCAACGCGGCCGGACACCCCACACTCGCGGCCAGGCCTGGACGAGGCCGGACAGACCCCTGGCCCGGCGCCGCTGCTCGTTCGTACGGGGCTATGTCCAGCGCATGTCGATGGCGGACAGCAGCCCC contains:
- a CDS encoding ATP-binding protein, which codes for MADDEKTPAREVITDYAQAHFRYFRTPDGTVYAQRKGHPVARPIRSQGTTGSHRQELMVGLFKDGYGVFNGTALKEALDLIEALALSEDVQSVNIRVAPGFDGATWLDLGRDDGQSVRIHPTGWDIAVPDPREVCWRRTQLTGELPLPAKDTNGKGIDLLLRLCNFATAETECLAIAWLIGCLEPSVPVPAPFLTGPQGAGKSTGGRMLIRIVEGMSGDLRRAPKDEENLVAAVAAGWVTALDNLSHMTPELSDAMCCIVTGIENVKRALFTDGDVYRIGYRRPLLLTGIDVGVIRPDLAERLLPLRLERPKVRRTEAELWADYAEALPTVLGSLLDLTVKVRAVEAETPTDLRMADFARLCAQLDAATGLGALTAYRASLDDLNDDVIEGDLLAQIVLRHADTLTPGTAQRMTSTEWLHLLSTLYSSDEPRPLPKGWPTTGKVLSDRLKRLQPTLAARGVLIDSGRTKAGRYLEMTRTVAPALLPHEQTRAF
- a CDS encoding ALF repeat-containing protein: MAARSTCATVLSAAMLTGLLGTAPAFAAEGDEAGVPVLSHRELAVDSWIYGGVGVKEAAERALLGTDEDVQEFLEGKGALQLADDRVDASRVLNAGGPAVREAAKTALQSGKPEALQAFLKDGWKAPHQQDQRVEVSRVVNLGGIGVQDAGKAALNGTPGEVEKFLKSGQFTAREADDRVQLSKIINTGGPNVKAAGKLALQGTYDDIVEFLEVGQFVARNRDQEHATIAQLTEQAKQSGKLAEDATKSAQEASARAIAAAELAKQAAAKAASETAAAKDDATRAAVKSKQAAAAARAAADAAQTAIGAANAANRSARIAALAAAQTANAAAAAADAANRAYNAAIAAGKDKDQAANATAQAKAARTAANLATQSGIAAQQASAASLAAATAAAASRSASGNANLAADAADEAAGHADAAGASSAEARAAAAETRRHANEANRAATAAETLARKSATAALEARDAANSAAAHANNAAAAAEEAAAHAGEAADQAAEATKQANAAKVAAEAASDAVETAQETFDIARETEAEELATRTAAGIEHAKSRKSIAETFTTEVSGTVVEGQAIEDDTRALAAEAAQPGADVTAIAAKGRKVALRALKHFGSWRQEAAVRALSGSDEDVLEYLRTGWQQAQQDETRQQVADVASNSPYASVRTAATQALAGTDQQIADFYSTGQYQAGLADYRVLVSQIHNTGETGIKEKAEAALADGSAQALLAFINSGQYTARNADERVAASQLVNTGGPEVKAAATIALTGPADQLHQFVENGQYMAERKDNLADTHIAQVQRLIAEGQYIAAKAQENRWLAAKAAADARQASGEAQAAAAEAQNQATRASGYAADADKAADSAETSAAQAKQSATTARNAANRAEQDAIAAEESAAQAEFSARYARSSAVMADEAATDARESALAAGKSAEEAKSLAKQAWADVVKKREAEEAAARRAAEEARKQQREAESKPPCYLHPTRDTLPLCALAGQPLETPPIDPVLKEIVWSATGLNDAKDCFKDPGLSKCAMFAMAFLPVGKAKGLKNALETVEDAAQASRLRTFPGAIADAKHLDEMAANGIKFNRAEVIATARTADGRIVFLEMGNSKAGLRHVMKHGDEFTRAGISDDEIPSFVVKAVSEGKIVGHQGSGTGRPIYEVVYNGKNHKVAVTTGSNGFIVGANMRGSGS
- a CDS encoding FG-GAP-like repeat-containing protein, producing the protein MSNIRPRATLTSTLLAAAVVSSVLTGTGAQAVTGTPAADNVYAFTAKIEIGDEDSRRACTGALVDARWVLTAASCFTTSDTELAPGKPAEKTIATIGRSDLSATTGGHVSEIVDLVPRAGRDLVMARLATPATGITPVAMATTPAAGADTLTVAGYGRTKTEWAPLKLHTGSFTVNTVSDTDVNVAGKTASDVICMGDTGAPLLRNNNGKPELVAVSSHSWQGGCFGQDAAETRTDAIAARADNIKLGSTLTAGQQLLPGDSLVSASARLTMQTDGDLVIASNAGKTLWSTATAGNPGATARFDASGNLIVRSAADTTTLWESKTAAAGGQAVLTDRGNLVVYNTQNQSLWSSNTVVRNDINGDGRSDIGAWYDFTAGSDATYTFFGKGDNGTLSAPYKSYAAPVGEWDARYMKFVSGDFNGDGRSDMAMLRGYSDASVKAFVALGKTDGGFATPVQAWSSPAGGPFHYSYMTPQAGDFDGDGRDDMAVWYAGADGTTKLHTFTTKTNGTFNAPVASWSAPAGTWLRSSTKFVTGDFNGDGREELGVYYDQGGNGMKTYVFTTQPGGTFASPTTWWNTAALKWDQAIPQAGDFNGDGHDDTLIWYDYADGSDKTSTMLFEKVDGQNKFGSATLTLNSAGGLDVKRLQMTTGDYNGDGRDDLAIMNHQTDDVVKMWTWTARPDALFNGGQAGWASNPGAWVYASTKLVNTYHTGN
- a CDS encoding tyrosine-type recombinase/integrase, encoding MGYAENLGGYWRGRYKLAPGKYGTVRDADGDAIRFRTKAAAKKAADAEEAKLLAGTKKVPPERITFGTYVSRWYAAQDLAASTMQNYRRHIEEHLLPAFEDFAIADILSTDIAAWEKRERAVPYAATSVKTWRATLHLILADAVDEGLRDSNPATKRRGRGKRAGRSRNRGPEKAVTTALGILLLAERMALLSGRDDEFVGCMVKGYTGMRWGEVVGLEAEFVRPKSLRVEWQLYELDTGELHRCPPKDDSYRDIDAPDFLASLLADHIARTKPKPCECHGLAYVFRSHGTANGATTRPGAKLTDVARRAGVSSGTVSNVLNRPDAVAEPTRLKVLEAITDLGYVRNAGSGELAAHWRRSGFATWLFQPAVTGRYPGRGNQQEHPVPVVAEPWPGIPARGRGASKRAEACWVPIAPGLTPHGLRHTHKTLMREVGTPPKLMDERMGHEDGSVQSRYDHITSGMRQTLMTALTGMWEEALDARRAMSPGSPVAVLDALLKARR